One genomic window of Pocillopora verrucosa isolate sample1 chromosome 8, ASM3666991v2, whole genome shotgun sequence includes the following:
- the LOC131787998 gene encoding testis-expressed protein 2-like, with protein MSAKKPPPRPPLPRTTTARSGQPTGVAPERSIRNAFASISIRYSSSNKELDSDEEISIERKGNRESHDRNDPRLRIEGENEEDGFCKVTVEDYEQLESVDPSRQEVDKHTEAISNAKKSSSEAGLKLASKSHSTQELRATSEKRSIVQKQSTWPSYLRSEDSDSVIMKFLRGRGDQGNEPKSEPAKEGLSLPEQEIKEENDVGSIPSKTHVDEDLQSKLTVDRPRSRSPSPFRRKLNRDRQDENTRGGAEQEKPKSSAGISLSSLLASLAKDEAHVEPEEIVSDTEENESSADINSEIQSSSDLSFNLNHFKETRNTKAGSDVRHLPHPTVDKSPHFANFCFCSLIVYIYFITSSPPFMSGVVLGGLLTYLGGCAFLWLFCPVDSIAERYEKELMEYEQRLARIPTLDYKSTDPGLLLERNKLEGWMFKSFDYIPDKFEFSAETIPVFASLNGTNLKLSHPHVEDSGKKFDPRSIEEGASVSFSKHEHYDLTGSKVSLLPASMTMKKVWSRKFPICLALEKLGTHSEDISCFSKSADEESGAKESIKIKEQDSLDDVGVLYLFARTGREKEDWYNHLCRLLNDNSGNSSDLETPPLCSYPQYMAKLIAQPSQQSEIAWVNVMFGRVFWDVWHDKYWTNKIKERFENKLAKMKKPSFIRDISISDLNLGQSLPVITKTSSPKVEHDGTWVDLEVTYNGGLILTFEGHLNIEGYLSYFLSLGNSEHAELEMAELSRKYENLDKESLGAAELDNDSGSESPPDSDSDFESPESDFEEFMIKPLGTVQSGREKLEDIPQSESSDSFTLSSFDGDEELLESKDPLSLSNATDAEEGNSSLEKSTQPRRRQLSSQKQSSSEELSDKGLLTEVLPEKTSESAPSTPMKKHLGLSTKNGPKRKIFSVIERLAKSKWVKKAAETGIVKRAAERFSNLPIILSVEVLTVKGTLALNIPPPPTNRLWYGFRGSPMLFVSARPKLGERQVKLTHVTDWIEKKLKQEFKNMFVLPNMEDLPIRLMNSGLEEQFPHW; from the exons ATGAGTGCAAAAAAGCCGCCACCCCGACCACCCTTACCACGAACAACGACCGCGAGAAGTGGCCAGCCAACCGGAGTAGCTCCTGAAAGATCGATTCGAAATGCATTTGCTTCGATCTCTATTCGTTACAGTTCTAGCAATAAGGAGTTAGATTCTGACGAAGAAATATCCATCGAACGTAAAGGAAACAGAGAGAGCCATGATAGAAACGATCCCCGACTGCGAATCGAAGGTGAAAATGAAGAGGATGGTTTCTGTAAAGTGACAGTGGAAGATTACGAACAGCTTGAGAGCGTCGACCCTTCTCGTCAGGAAGTTGACAAACATACTGAAGCGATTTCAAATGCGAAAAAGAGCTCGTCGGAAGCTGGCTTGAAATTAGCTAGTAAGAGCCACTCTACTCAAGAGCTGAGAGCGACCTCAGAAAAGCGGTCGATAGTTCAGAAACAAAGTACGTGGCCGAGTTATTTGCGATCAGAAGACTCTGATTCGGTCATAATGAAGTTCCTGCGTGGTCGAGGAGATCAGGGAAACGAACCGAAGTCTGAACCCGCAAAAGAAGGCCTTTCGCTTCCAGAACAAGAGATAAAAGAGGAAAACGATGTCGGATCGATTCCCTCCAAAACTCATGTTGATGAAGATTTACAAAGCAAATTAACAGTGGACAGACCAAGATCTAGGTCTCCGTCACCTTTTCGTCGTAAATTGAATCGAGATCGTCAAGATGAAAACACCCGTGGAGGTGCCGAACAGGAAAAGCCGAAAAGCTCAGCTGGCATTTCTTTATCATCTCTGTTGGCGAGTTTAGCGAAAGATGAAGCGCACGTTGAGCCTGAAGAAATTGTTTCGGATACcgaagaaaatgaaagtagCGCAGACATAAACTCTGAAATTCAATCTTCTTCAGACTTGTCTTTCAATTTAAACCATTTTAAGGAGACCAGAAACACAAAAGCTGGTAGTGATGTACGACATTTACCGCACCCTACGGTAGACAAATCCCCTCATTTcgccaatttttgtttttgctctttaATAGTTTATATCTACTTCATCACATCGTCTCCTCCGTTTATGTCTGGGGTAGTGCTTGGAGGTTTACTGACATATTTAGGGGGATGTGCATTTCTTTGGCTATTTTGTCCAGTGGACTCCATTGCTGAACGATACGAAAAAGAACTAATGGAATATGAACAAAGACTAGCAAGAATCCCCACGCTTGATTACAAATCTACTGATCCTGGGTTACTTTTAGAGAGAAACAAATTAGAG gGCTGGATGTTTAAGTCATTTGATTACATCCCAGACAAGTTCGAATTCAGTGCCGAGACTATTCCAGTCTTTGCCTCCTTAAATGGAACAAACTTAAAACTGTCACATCCTCATGTGGAAGATTCTGGAAAGAAGTTTGACCCGCGATCCATTGAAGAGGGAGCAAGTGTATCATTCTCAAAGCATGAACACTATGATTTAACTGGAAGCAAAGTTTCACTTTTACCAGCATCAATGACAATGAAGAAAGTATGGAGTCGAAAGTTTCCAATCTGCCTTGCTCTTGAAAAGCTAGGGACACATTCTGAAGATATCTCTTGTTTTAGCAAAAGTGCTGATGAAGAAAGTGGTGCAAAGGAGAGCATCAAAATCAAGGAACAAGATTCTTTAGATGATGTTGGTGTACTTTACTTATTTGCAAGGACTGGTAGGGAGAAAGAAGATTGGTATAATCACCTGTGCAGACTTCTTAATGACAATTCTGGAAACTCTTCCGACCTGGAGACCCCGCCATTGTGTTCATATCCCCAATACATGGCTAAACTCATTGCTCAGCCTTCCCAACAGTCAGAAATTGCATGGGTTAATGTCATGTTTGGGAGAGTATTTTGGGATGTATGGCATGACAAGTATTGGACTAACAAGATCAAGGAACGCTTTGAAAACAAGCTTGCCAAGATGAAGAAACCCTCCTTCATACGGGACATCTCAATTTCTGATCTTAACCTTGGCCAGAGTCTTCCAGTTATAACAAAGACATCTTCTCCGAAGGTTGAGCATGATGGTACATGGGTTGATTTAGAAGTGACTTACAATGGAGGCTTGATCCTTACTTTTGAAGGCCATTTAAATATAGAAGGGTACTTGAGTTACTTTTTAAGCCTTGGAAACAGTGAGCATGCAGAGCTTGAAATGGCAGAGCTGTCTAGGAAATATGAAAATCTTGACAAAGAAAGTTTGGGCGCAGCTGAACTTGATAATGACTCAGGATCTGAGAGTCCACCTGACAGTGACTCTGACTTTGAATCACCAGAATCTGACTTTGAAGAGTTTATGATCAAGCCTCTTGGAACTGTGCAGAGTGGAAGAGAGAAGCTGGAAGATATTCCTCAGAGTGAAAGCTCTGACTCCTTCACCTTGAGCAGTTTTGATGGTGATGAAGAGCTTCTTGAAAGCAAGGATCCTTTATCTCTGAGTAATGCAACTGATGCAGAAGAAGGAAATTCTTCTTTGGAAAAGAGCACTCAACCAAGAAGGAGACAACTGTCTTCTCAGAAACAGAGTTCAAGTGAGGAACTATCAGATAAAGGCTTGCTCACTGAAGTTCTTCCTGAGAAGACATCAGAAAGTGCCCCTAGTACTCCAATGAAAAAACACTTAGGTCTTTCTACTAAGAATGGACCAAAGCGCAAAATCTTCAGTGTAATTGAACGGCTGGCAAAATCTAAGTGGGTGAAGAAGGCAGCGGAGACTGGCATTGTCAAGAGAGCAGCTGAGAGGTTTTCTAATCTGCCAATTATTTTGTCAGTGGAGGTATTAACAGTCAAAGGAACTCTTGCACTGAACATTCCCCCACCTCCTACAAACAGGCTGTG GTATGGTTTCCGGGGGAGTCCCATGTTGTTTGTCTCTGCAAGACCAAAGCTTGGTGAACGTCAAGTCAAACTCACCCATGTTACTGACTGGATTgagaaaaagttgaaacaagAGTTTAAG AACATGTTTGTCCTTCCCAACATGGAAGATCTTCCAATTAGGCTCATGAATTCAGGACTAGAGGAACAGTTCCCGCATTGGTGA